Genomic window (Zingiber officinale cultivar Zhangliang chromosome 2B, Zo_v1.1, whole genome shotgun sequence):
ATAAAACTTAGATGAAGATCCTTCTTTGTGAAGAACAGGCTAAGAACATGAACAAAACTTTGGTGCAGACTTCTTCACGGATCCTCTATAAAGGGTGTGCACTTAAATGATGGCGAATATCAAGTATGAAGAAAGAGTGCACTTAGTATGAAACTGAACGCGTGAATATGAACGCATGAATATGAACGCATGATGATACATCTTTTTCACAGAGTTCCATGAGACACGTAAGTTTTGTTCCAAGAGCAATGTTTTTAAAACCAGGCCGACATGTGAACCGGCAGTCTCTTTGTTTTCAAGTTCAGCAAGAAATATATAATGATCTGATATGATCGGTTTGCCTTCTGATTCCCAGGTTTATAGTTCCAAAAACACTGCAAGAGAAGAGAAAAAATGTACCTGTCTGAGTGTGCCAGGCATACTACCTCCAGTCAGCAACATAGTGATGAGTGAGGTAACAGGGCCTGAAGAGAGTGAATCACCAGATCCCCTAATGGTGGATCGCATGGAAGACAGTATAGTTCCATATGTAGCCCCTTGTCCTCGCTCAATGGCCTGGATGAAGCAATAAGTCATGGCACCTGTTGAAGTAATCCCTGATAAAGCCTGCATTAGAACCATTTGATGAACTATCATCAATATTAAAAGATAAACTAGAGAGGAAAAGAGTTACTGGATTTTCAATTATAACTGCATTAAAACTTCAGAACTCAACTTGGTGTAATTTAGTCTGGTTAAGGAAAAAAATATGTTCTTTGATGCACTATACTACCAGCTAAATGACAAGGATAAACAAGTGAGCACTATTTTCCTTCAACACTCGCTTAAGGCATTTAtagataaatataaaatatgatttaGTTTAAAACATATCTAATATTATGCTTATGTTTTAGATAGaactagtaatgtttttttttttggttaaatatATGTAACTCCGCTCATGACGAATTAACCCGTCATGGCCGGttccaagcccggataaaggagggttGTGTTAGATTGCCAACTAGCATAAACTATGGCAAATGTTCAATCTATAAATACATGTAAATATGCTTTATGGAAATCAATGCTATACAATGTTTTCTTTTGCATAAATTCTTCATAAACAACTTGCTATAAACAACTAAATTGTTGGAGTCATATCATTGCTACTCAGGAGTAGATCTCTATTGACAATAATCTCCATCATGTATTTTTTAgttctaattaattcaatttgtCTTGCTAGGAACCATCAGTTAGGTTTGAACCTGCCTAGACCATCTTAATTATTTGATTTCGTCATAATCCATTTTATATTATACCATGCCTAATTGCTGACTAGTAATATCACTTTTCTTTCTATTTCTTGGTAATAAATAAGTTCACTTATTCATCTAGACATTCTTAGCATCTGGTTGTTACCTTCTTACTCCTAAATGTCTTAACTGTTTTAACTGAATAATGAAGATTACAAAAGAAAACTCCAAGCACTGAAACGTTATAGTTAAAATAAGATCATCTTAAGATGGTACACAACAGGCTTACAATCATCAGAAACGTTATAGTTAAAATAATCAATCTGGTTCTGGAACTAAACTCTCCTTAAAGTTAAGGACGGAATAGATTTTCTATCACTGAAGCCAACACTATTTAGATGTTGTAGTTGTTTATTCACACTGCATGCAATAAAAGTTACCGTAGTGTCTGCAGAGGTCTGATCATCATCACAACCACTGAATGAAATGGCTTCTCCGCCACTTGTACCTTTCCAAGCACCATTTCGAGGTCGATGATCTTCCCATGCATAAACTCCACTCCTAGATCACAAAAGACAATTAGCTTTATATATTCTGAAACACGAAGTGTAGATACTCAAAAAACATCTAGGTTGTTACCATAGTTATCATAGTGATCTGAGTCTAAAACCAtgtgcaaaagaaaagaaaaacatgaaaagaAACTCTCTCTGGTATTAATGGACCAGCAAATTGATTAAATAAGTTCAAGCTGACGAAGTATAGAGATTAAATATTAAGAATATGAATTTGCAAGTTGGTTCTTTTTCTAAGAgctcaaatttttgaaataaacaaTCAACCAATTAACTTCCATAATCTCTCTAAGCAGGAAGTCCCTCGACCCAAAGACATGATTACTCTAGATTTAAGGGAAAATAGATTGGGAATCTCTTTTCTTTCGATTCTCATAAAGCCTGTGTTATCAGATTCTGAGGTACTCATGGGAAGAAGGACATggtgtttttaaaaatttatcacaTCGATAAAGACAAAATGAGTAACTAAAATAAGAAGCTAAAATAATGGAAGAAAGAAAAGCCCCAATTGGACTATTATAAGTTGAGTTATATACTTCTAGTAAGTTATTACTTATCCATCACCCACGTAGCATAGAAGCTAAAAGACAATTTAAAGTCAAAGGAATGCTCTCTAGAGCAAAGGTTCAATCATGAGAGTAGTTCTATATTACTGACCTGTTCATTCTGCAAAGATAAGGTAGATCTAGCATAGTGCCACTGTGACAAGCATCTATAATAGCATGAAGCCTAACTCCAGAAGGTAGTGGCCTAACTAGTGCCTCATTAATATCGTTATCAACGATCATTCCATTTTTCTGAAAGTCTAGAGGACAAAGAGTCTCATCGTAGCCATCTGCTTCTTCCCCTCTGTAATCTCTTTGTTGGGAACCATGGCCAGAGTAGTGAAATACCAAAGAGTCTCCAGGTTGACAACCTTTGACAAGCCAATACATTGCCATCATTATGTTGTGTTTAATTGGAATCTTGTATGGATCTCTTTCTTCCTCTGCAAAGGGTATCAATTTAGATTTGTCAAAGAAGTATGCTGCAACTTGGTATCTCTTATAGTCAAGTTTAAAACCAAACTGACTGAAAGATAACCTAGAAATTTTGTACTGAacacattttcaaaaataatgttttaaagaaaaaaaaggaaggtgGCAACTTCCTAAGAAACTATTTGTTGTTTTCAGGTTGCTTACATATTGAGGCCTATTACTTTCTTTTGAACTCAAATATCCTGGAAAAGATTTTAAGATTTTAGTTTGCATCTTGAAGTCTCCACTTGTTTTTCAGGATAAACCTTAACCTATAGTCAGTCTGGACCTGCAATATTTTGGTTTCAAATTGACCCCTTTCTCCAAGACTGATTAATTTTTAGGCAAAAATAGCCTTGTTTATAGATTAGTGGAATTTGAATAATATTTTCATCCATGGGGAAATTgcccaaatttaatttctaaaataattttgaagagaaaggccAAAATGAGATCAATTTTCTACTTAAAAAGGAAAATTGACCGCACTTAAAATTTAGCGGTtatattgagaaaaattaaaagcGTTGTGGTACAAATGGAAATGTTCCTAGTATCATGAATGTTCATCCAAAAGTATCAGTAAACTAGTTTATTAGTCATATGTTCATCCAAAAGTATGGGGCAGAATACAACCATCTTTCAAAAGACACTAAGATAGACTTGGCTACTTTTAGTTTCCCATGATATAATAAAGACTATAACTTATATAAGGAAAGAATCCCAATCAACAtaatatagaaaatttaaaatcttcACCTGTTCTAAACAAGAGAATATACATAAAAAAATTGCAAGAATTCATTGCTAGCATACCAAAAAAAACACTGAATCTCATAGATAAACATCTTTGAATCTGTCCAATGTTTCACTATCATTAAATTGATCATGGTTACAAATCACATAATGCAGAGGTAActagaaaatatttgaaataacAAAAGTACAGATTACTGAGAGTTTGGCATTTTTATCTGGACAAGTTCACCCATTGGTACTGACATACTCATAAAGTTTATAATCATGATACGATTGTTGTCAAATTTGTCCAGCTCTCACAGCATTGTGAGCATAAGCCAAAtcatacacaactcaagttcatagaTATTAACATATTGTGATCTTTTGTATGGTAATCACGATTCACGCAATTTGGTAGTGAACTTCCAATATCAAGGAAAATCCCTAACTTTCCAacgacaaaaaaaataaaaaataaaaaaatcgcaCCTTGAACGCCTACCTGTCAACATAATTATGTTGGACTCCTGGAAGCCGAATCGATTGATAAGGAGGTACTTCATACACTTGGCGTCATTGATGCACCCCTTCAGCTCGTGCCTTGTGTTCCGATACGTGATTCCGCAAATCACCGCCTTCTTCCGCCCACCCGGTCTCTGCGGCGGCGACGGCGTACTCCAGGAAGGGGGCGGCGGGTAAATCGGAGGGGGGCCGGGACCGGGGGGCGGTTGGAAGGAAGGAGCCGAAGGAATCATCGGGGAGCTCCTAGAATCGGCTACGTAGGTGACGGCCCGGCAGACGGCGCAGCGGATCGAGGAAGCCCCCGGGGGGAGCTGCAGCTGGGTGCGGCAGTGGGAGCAGTCAATCAGCATCATCGCCCGGTAGGGAGGGAACATGGCGACGGCGTGGCTCGAGAACACGCAGGCGGGGAACGATCGCCGGCGGAGGAGAAGGATAAGAAGGAAGGAACGAGGAAGACCGAAGAAGAACGAGAGGAAGAGCCGGAAGGAACGCGTGAAGCAGTTGAAATTGTCTCccgagttttttatttttttaggccaattcgattttttttttaaaaaaaaaggggcAAAAGGAGGAACGAATATATTGTGGGGCATATTATTTGCACTAATAGACGATTGACACGTAGGAAATAACTGGAAGGTAAACTTACATTTCGACACGTGGCCGGATTTCATTGgttgaaataattttttcttaattttaccGCGGTTGAGGACTTACAGCTGTCAATTGTCGGTTAACGGGTCGCCGCCGCTACTGAGCATAAATTGGACTGTATTCGCGGGTCAAACCCGATAAGGACTCGCGGGCTTCCACGACTGCGACACCCGCACAATCCGAGAGCCAAAACCGAAACCGAGGGGGGCTTGCGGCGGACGATGGGGAGAAGCCATGGCCGTGGAGTCGATGCCCGCAGCGCCACCGTCGCCGTTCAAGCCACCAACGGCGACGCTGCCGCCAGCAAACTGTGCCTGctcttccttccttcttctcacTACTCTTTTATTATGTCATTATTGTGAGCTCTGTATGATTGCAGATATTGTTTCTCTGTCCTTCATTAGTATATGACATAATTGATTTGATTTGTCTTCTCTAATGACTAACATATACGATTTTATTATCATAAGATCTGGAATTTGAATATCGATAAAATCGAAATAAATACCTCACTTATTTGTCATCATAATTTGATTTGAATATCGATAAAATCGAAATAAATACCTCACTTATTTGTCATCATAATTTGATTTGAATATCGATAAAATCGAAATAAATACCTCCCTCATTTGTCATCATAATTTGCTTGGTTCGAATCCGATTCAAAACTACATGTGGTTGATCATTgatataattattaatttaaatattaaaaaaaataaaaagtatgctgataataactttttaaaaatatagaaCAAAAGTATTTGAATTTAATATATTCAAAAGCATATAGTGAACGTATTATTAAaattgtatttttaaatttttctttcaatCAAACTCATGAATTAGTATAttgttatcaattttttaaatcaattttcattATAGATGATCATAGAATTTACTAAAAACTTTTCTTCCATCTTATCATGAAGAGTTGTGTTAATAAGTTTCATAGCCGAAAATGCTTGAAACGAAAAGATCaagttaaaacaaaacaaaacaacctattaattaaataaatatattagatttaatATATACGTAAACAATGTAATATAATATTTAAActataataaataagaaaaaaatcatCCATCAATTGAATTGTAAGTTCTTGACTTATTTGTTTAACTGATTTCGACATGATTCAAAAATAGTTGATAAATGACCAACAACATTAAGTTTATAGTGATCCAATTATATTTCAAGTGGTACAAATTTTGTGCATCGAAATCAAGAGAATAGAATTACCCAACAAGTCGATAGATATAATCAACGTTAAgaagtttaaagtttttttttttcaagttccaAAGTACAACTAAGCTTAAGAAATTCGACTATCTCATCCTTGAATTTATTATTAAGTTGTTCAATTTGAAAATCTATTGTAGCAATAAATACATCAAATCGATAATGGTGTTCAATTATAATTGAATCATTTTGTTGACAAGAATGAACTACATCAAATTTATAATGAACTTCCATGTGAAGTATCTTAATGTCATACTTGCCTCTGTTAACTTCCATGCACATCCTAACCCTTGCTAGAATTCCTGACTTGTCGGAATTGCATATCCAGTCTTCAACCAATTAGGAATTGAACATCCTGACTGGGATTAGTTAACCCTGTACACTTGATAATAAGGTTAAACCACGACAatatctaacttaactcacttgtcatttatcaaaaccttaagttagatcgttagtgcaaaaTTACACCAACAGACTGGAGGCATCACGGGTGAACAGAGGCACCTCGAAGAGGAAGCACTGATGGTGCCTCAGTGGAATAAAGACACCCTGGACTAATAAGCTGCAAGGATAGATGTCAACACATCAAAGGCGTTAGGGAACACTGGAGGTGCCCGGAAGAGAATAAATGCCAACTTTATCGGATCAGATCATCATGTATGTGTAAGTACCCAGGAAAATACCTcgggatagttttgatgtggccaaccgagttaagttagattaTGTTGTGtctgatccttatgtctaagtgtgcaggaagttagaaacacaagaagtcaagtaaaagacgtagctagcgagaaggatgacatagaGAGAGAGTCGACAGCtcagtgcatctaagggacgaggtaCTGTGGAAGATTACATCAGCGAACGAGAAGGATGCACGAGGCgcttctaagggacgagaagctggagtggaagattgctcgaggagaagctaaagttgggttcgggtgagctcaactctggatgaccgGAGCATCACCTAAATGATCAGAGCAGCAGTCGGACAAGTCAACACGAAGTTGACTTATCCAAGCGTCTGGACCAAGTCCAAGCGCTTGGACTAGCCTGGTATAACACAGACGGCTCTTTAGATCGTTACAACGATGATAACTCTCAGAGTCCACGTCAACACCAATCCAAGTTCCCTAACTAATCCTGGTGCTCAGACgaggataaaatattatcatcaAGTCGTTGAAGAGCCGTTGCGAAGTAGATAAGATGCACCACTGTGGTGCCTAGAGCTGCCACATCAGCCAATAGATAAATTCAATCAATAGGCTATAAATAGATCTTTGGTCCTAGGAATTCAGAACAAGACTTGTAAACGAATTATGTGCTT
Coding sequences:
- the LOC122047720 gene encoding metacaspase-1-like; protein product: MFPPYRAMMLIDCSHCRTQLQLPPGASSIRCAVCRAVTYVADSRSSPMIPSAPSFQPPPGPGPPPIYPPPPSWSTPSPPQRPGGRKKAVICGITYRNTRHELKGCINDAKCMKYLLINRFGFQESNIIMLTEEERDPYKIPIKHNIMMAMYWLVKGCQPGDSLVFHYSGHGSQQRDYRGEEADGYDETLCPLDFQKNGMIVDNDINEALVRPLPSGVRLHAIIDACHSGTMLDLPYLCRMNRSGVYAWEDHRPRNGAWKGTSGGEAISFSGCDDDQTSADTTALSGITSTGAMTYCFIQAIERGQGATYGTILSSMRSTIRGSGDSLSSGPVTSLITMLLTGGSMPGTLRQEPQLTSNEMFDVYSKPFSL